The genomic window GTACGCGGTATCGAACATGTCGACCGGGTCGGCGTTTGCCTCCGTCTCCCGGGCCGCTTCGAGGGCCGCCTCGAGATCGGTCTCGATCTCGGCTTCGATCGAGTCGATCGTCTCGTCGTCGAGGACGCCGTGCTCGCGGAGGTAGCGCTCGAACCGCAGGATCGGGTCCAACGGCTCCCACTCTTCCTCTTCCTCGGTGGTGCGGTAGACGGAGGGATCGTCCGCCGTCGTGTGCATCTCCCGTCGATACGTAGTCGCCTCGATCAGCGTCGGGACGCCGCGGCGAGCGCGCTCTCTGGCCTCCTTCGTGACCGCGTAGACGCCGAGAATATCGTTGCCGTCGACCTGAATCGGCTCGATGCCCGCGGCGATGGCTTTCTGGGCGAGGGTCGCCGCCCGGGTCTGTTTCGAGAGCGGCGTCGAGATCGCGTACTGGTTGTTCTGGCAGAAAAAGACCGTCTGGGCCTCGTAGACGCCCGCCAGATTCATCGCCTCGTAGACCTCGCCCTCGCTTGTCGCCCCGTCGCCGAAGTAGGTGAGCGCGACCGAATCGGTGTCGTTCATCGCCTCCGCCCACCCGATCCCCGCGGCGTGGAGCGGCTGAGTTCCGACGGCGATCGACGGCGGCATGATCGGCACGTCATCGGGCGGCTCGCCGCCCTCCTCGAGTCCCATCGCGTACTCGATGATCGCCTGTGCGGAGCCGCCGCGAGCCAGCGCCGAGGGATGCTCGCGGAACGCGGGCACCGTCCAGTCGGTCTCCTCGAGAGCCGCGGTGCTGCCGACCTGTGCGGCCTCCTGTCCCGTCGCGGGCGCGAACGTTCCCAGCTCACCCCGCCGCTGGAGCGCGATTATCCGCCGGTCGAGTCGCCGCGACCGCTTCATCGTTCGATACCACTCGAGCAGCCGCTCGTCGTCGAGATCGGGCTCGAGCGACTCGTCGACGCGGCCGTCTTCGTCGAGTATCTCGACGCGGTCGACCGAGAACGTGGCGACCTCGGAGCGTGGCATACGGACGGTACGACGCTCGTACACTTAGTGCCCGTCTCGGCGATGGCGCGTCGCGGCCGTTCGGCTCGTCGGAGATCGCTGCTCGAGCGACGACTCGCGGCGCAGAAAAATCGGCGTGAAAACCGGTCGCAGTGACGACCCGCGTTACTTCGCGCGGCCTCGATCGCCGTTGTTGGACGGCCGGACCTTCTCCGCGCCCTTGCCGCGGTTGTTCAGACCGCGGTTCGCCTTGCCGGCGTTGGTGAGACCGCGGAACGCGCGGTTCGTGTGGTCGTCGTCGCAGATCCAGTTGAGATCGTCGTCGTTCTCGATCGCGGGGTGGTTCGGATCGACGAGGATCGCTTCGAACCACTTCTGCGAGCCGTCTTCACCGACCCAGTAACTGTTGAGCACCCGCATGTTGGGGTACTTTCGGGAGACGCGCTCCTCACCGATGCGCTGGATGTTCTTGCGTCGCCCGATGCGGTTGACGCCCTGTCGCTTCGAGCGTCGACCGGCTTTGTGTCGCTGCTTCCGGGCGGTCCCTTTCCGGACCGAGACCCGGGTCACGATGATGCCCTGCTTGGCCTTGTAGCCGAGTTCGCGCGCTTTGTCGAGACGCGTCGGGCGATCGATCCGCTCGATCGCGCCCTGATCGCGCCACTCCTGCTTTCGCTGCCACTGCAGTTCCCCGAGCTTGCCGTCGTCGGGGTCCTTCCATGCGTCCTTGATGTGGGAATAGAAGCTTTCTGCCATTGTATTCACCCGCGGGCGTTGCGTGGTTCAATCCCGACCGGGGCACGTGCCCCGCGGATCACATCCCGACCTGTGGCGGCGGTGCCGTACAGGTGCCCGCTGATGCCCGCGCGAACCAGCGAGTCTACTCTCCCTTCCCAACTCTCGAGTATAAGGGCTTCGAACTCCGTGAGACGCCGTGCTAGCGGTTCCCGATGCAGTCCCCGTTGGGGCCGACTGTCGGTCACCGTACCGCGGCGAAATCGCGCACGCTACCGGGTGCCACTCCGTTGACCGTCGCGAAGATGGATCCCAACACCAGTCCGTAGACGAGATGACCGAGGCCGAACAGGAGCGCGCTGAACAGTTCCGCCGCGGGTCCCGTGATCGGGAGGAACGGCAGCGGTAACGCCGCGACACCGGCCCGCTCCATCGCCAGCGGGAACAGGACGCCGCCGGCGAAGAGCCCGAGGACCGAACCGAAGACGAGTCCCAGCACGACGTAGTCGCTGAACTCGTCCACCAGTTGCTGGACCGCCCGCCGCGAAGCGAGGGCGGCGAACAGCAACCCGAACGCGATACTGATCAGCAGGTGGATCGTCCAGCCGACGTCGACCGCCGTCCCGGGTTCGGCCGCGAGTCCGCCCAGTAACTCGATCTGGTTGCCGCCGAGGTGGAGGACCAGCCCCATGGCGATTCCGGCGATCAGTCCGCCGGTGATACCACCGCCCCAGACGCCGACGCCGTCGAGACTCTGTGTGGTATTCTCACTCATGATTGGGGCTACGGCCACGACCGTGTTCAAGGTGACTATTCCTCGAGTGTCGTGACCGTCTCCGGAGAGAACGATAATCTTTAGGCCGGCCTAAACAAGTGCGTGATAGCAGAGACGATGAGCGAGGCGTGGCGGACCGTATTCGACCCACAGGTGATCTTTCACGTGGACATCTGGCGCGCGTTCATGCTGGGCGACGAGATTCCGGACTGGCTCACACCCCAGCAACTCATCGTCTGGAACATCCGCCTGCCGCGAATCCTCGTAGGGGTCCTCGTCGGTGCGAACCTCGCGATTTCGGGTGCGATCTTCCAGATCGTTACTCGAAACGAACTCGCGAGCCCCTATATCCTCGACATCAGCGACGGCGCTGGACTCGTCGTCTTGCTGACCCTGACGATGTTCTCGGGACTGGTGTCGTGGCTCCCGATGCTCGCAGCCGCCGGTGGAGCCTTCGCTTTCCTCCTCGTCTACGCCATCGCGTGGAAGAACGGGACCAGCCCGATCCGGCTCGTCCTCGCCGGCGTCATCGTCGGCTCCGTGTTCGGCTCCGTCCAGCGCGCCCTGTTCTTCTTCATCCGATCTGGGGATCGCGATGGCGGCCCAGACGTGGCTGTCGGGGTCGCTGCTGGGAACCGACTGGGAGCAGGTCCGCATCGCGCTTCCGTTTACGATCCTCGCGCTCGTGCTGGCACTGGCCGTCACGCGACAGCTCGACATCCTCCTGCTGGGGGAGAAGACCGCCCGATCGCTCGGGATGTCCGTCGAGCGAGTCCGCTTTCTCGTCGCCGGCATCGCGATCCTGTCGACGGCCGCCGCGATCGCCGTCGCCGGCCTCGTCAGTTTCGTCGGGTTGATCGTGCCCCACATGGTCCGGAACGTCGTCGGCGGCGACACGAAACGGCTCCTCGTCGGCTGTCTGTTCGTCGGCCCCGCATTACTGGTCGGCGCTGACGTGGGCGCGCGCCTCGCGCTGAACCCCGTCCAGCTCCCCGTCGGAATCATCACCGGTCTCATCGGCGGCCCGTACTTCCTCTACCTGATGCGAAAACAGGAGTTCATGCGTCAGCTTCGGCCGCTCACCGGAGATACCTCCGTCTTTTCTCTCTTGAGGGAGCTTTGCACCCCGCTCGGTCCAAAAAAACACGGGAGGGCACTCCCGATTGGCTCCGTCGTTCGGTGAAACGTGCCCTGACGGGCAAGCACGCTCGCTCAGTTGTCGCGCTTGACGGCGGGATTCGTCACCGCGCCGTTCGCAGCGGAGTCGAAGGCGTCGCCGTACTTACGGAGGAAGCCGCCCTCGTACTGGAGCTCGGGACGCTCGTACTCGTCGAGGCGCGCTTCGAGTTCTTCGTCGCTGAGGTCGACGGAGAGTTCGCGCTCGCGGATGTCGACGGTGACGGTGTCGCCGTCTTCGAGGGCGGCGATCGGTCCGCCGACCACGGACTCGGGGGCGACGTGGCCGACCATCGGGCCGCGGGTCGCACCACTGAAGCGCCCGTCGGTGAGGAGGGCGACGTCGTCCTCGTGGCCCTGGCCAACGACGGCGGCGGTGACGCCGAGCATCTCGCGCATCCCGGGGCCGCCCTGCGGGCCCTCGTTCCGGATGACGATGACGTCGCCGGACTCGATGTGGCCCTCCTGCACGTAGGACATCGCGTCCTCCTCGTGCTCGAAGACGCGCGCGGGGCCGGTGTGGTGGAAGCCCTCCTCGCCCGTCTCCTTGAGGACGGCGCCGTCCGGCGCGAGGTTCCCAGTTAGGATCTTGATCGCGCCCTCCTCGTGGAACGGGTCCTCGGTCGTTGCAAGGAAGTTCACGTCGATGTCCTCGTCGTCCGGCAGGTTGAGCGTCTCCAACTCCTCAACGATGGTGTTCCCGGTGACGGTCATCGTGTCGCCGTGGAGGTACCCGCCCTCCAAGAGGCGGCGGATGACGACGGGGACACCGCCGACGTCATGGAGGTCCTTCATGACGCGCGTGCCGCCCGGTTGGAGGTTCGCAATCTTCGGCGTGCGCTTGCTGATCTCGTCGAACTCGTCGATCGTGAGGTCGATGCCAGCCTCGCCGGCGAGTGCAAGGACATGCAGGACGCCGTTCGTGGAGCCGCCGAGCGCCGTCAGGAGGGTGATGGCGTTCTCGAAGGACTCTTTCGTGAGGATGTCGCTCGGCCGGCGGTCATTCTCGACGGCGTCGAGAACGACCTCGCCAGCCTCGCGGGCGACCTCATAGCGCTCTCCATCCTCGGCGGGCGGCGACGCCGACCCGAGGGGGGCGAGACCGAGTATCTCGCTGATCGAGGCCATCGTGTTGGCGGTGAACATCCCGCCGCAGGAGCCCGCGCCCGGGCAGGCCTCGTGCTCCATCTCATAGAGTTCCTCCTCGGTCATGTCGCCGGCAGCGTAGGTGCCAACGCCCTCGAAGACGCTCTGGGCCGTGAGATCGCGGCCGTCGTGGTGGCCGGGGAGGATTGACCCGCCGTAGAGGAAGACACTGGGGAGGTCAGTTCGGATGGCGGCCATCATCATGCCGGGGAGGTTCTTGTCGCACCCAGCGACGGTGACGAGGGCGTCCATCCGTTCGGCGAAAGAGACGAGCTCGACGGAATCCGCGATCACCTCGCGCGAGATCAGCGAGGCCTTCATTCCCTCCGTGCCCATCGAGATGGCGTCGCTGACGGTGACAGTGCCGAACTCGATCGGCATCCCGCCGGCGTCCTCAATGCCCTCGCGCGCGGATTCGGCGACGTCGTCGAGGTGGACGTTACAGGGCGTGACGTCCGCCGCGGGGTTCGCAATGCCGATCATCGGCGAGGAGAGATCCGCATCGTCGTAGCCCATCGCGCGGAACATCGCGCGGTGGGGTGCACGCTCGACGCCCTTGGTCACTTCAGCGCTGCGCAGGTTAGGGTCCTTCTCGGATGACGATCCCTCCAGGAGTTCGACATCCGTCTCATCCGTATTCGTCTCTGATTTGCTATCCATCTCCGGGCAAATTTTGAGCACAGCCATATATACTCCATCATTAGGATGTATAGTGTTCGCACGTTAGCGTGGCTTACGATCCCGGCCTAATCCAGAAGCTACACGGCTGCGTCGTCGCACGACAAAAACTCGATCAATAGTCAGCGAGCCTCCTGATAGCCGATTCTCAACTTCGGCTACGCCGAATGAATTGCGGCCGTCATGTGAATGACCGGAGAAAACGAGTGAGGTTCAGTGAGAGCGAAGCTCCCACGCTATCCCAGATTCTTCGAACCACCGGCCGACTACGTGTACCCATCTCCGTTCAGTAAGCACACCTACTGATCGTCTAATTCTCTCTTTCCAATGCTGTAAATAAGCTACACATCAAATTCATCTTCGGAGGTTGTGCCGCCTCTCCTAAAGTGCTGATCAGCTCAACATCGGCAATAAGTGTTATTGAGTTGGTGGTTTGTAGAAATCCAAACGCAAAATCTGTGTGCAGTTCGTTTACCATTTGGTATCGCGATATTTGATTTATAGTGGGACGAACAGTGCTTCGACCGAATCAGCAAGACGAACCGCGAGCGCGTCGCTCTCGAACGGTCGAAATCCGTACTCGAGGTGAAAACCGAGAAAACAGCGAGATCGACGGCCGATCGAGCTGTACCCACAGAATTCGAGTCCGGACCGCTACAGATGAGCCTCGACCGACTCGAACGACTCGTCCTCGATGGCGCGAGCGATGTCGTCGCTCGCGAGATCCTCGGGCACGTGCTGGGGGTACTTGCGGCGGAAGTAGCCCACGATGTTCGTCAGATCGCGCCGCAGGAACTCCGCTGCGTTCTCGTGGTCCGTCGGCACGGCTTGGGGCCAGTCGAAGACTTTGACACCCTCCTCATTGACGAAGACGTTGTACTCGCTCATGTCGGCGTGGACGTACCCATTCGCGTACGCGCGCGACATCTCAGTCAGCAGCAACTCGAGGACGCCGAGTACCTGCTCGTCCTCGAGTCGGGTTTGGGAGAGCTCGACGCCGTCCATTTTCTCCATGACGATGGCGTGGCGGTTCTGGCCGATCGGCTGGGGGACCGCCACGTCGGGGTAGAGTTCCTCCAAGATGTCGTGTTCGCGCTCGGCGGCCTTCCGGGCGGTGTACATCCACGAGACGTGGTCGTTGTCCGAGGTGTAGTCCCGTTCCTTGTGGACCTTCCGGAAGTTCGTATACCCCTCGCGGTGGTACTTCAGCGCGAGCGGTTTGTACGACTTGACCTCGTAGACGTCGCTTTCCTTGCCGACGCCCAGCGGCGAGCCGAACTCCGAGATCGTGTCCTGCTCGACGAGCGCTCGCAAGGCGAGCGTATCGTAGCCCTCGAACTGGAGGGTGTAGCCCTCGTACTGGATCGTCTTCTTCTCGACTAACCCGCGCTTGAGACAGCGCTCGAGCCGGTAGTCGACTTCCTCTTCGGTCAGATTGGCGAACTTCGGGAGCTTCTCCCGCTGGACCCACTCGGAGAACCGCATCCCCTGTTCGACCCCCGAGAGGAGATAGAAGTCCTCGTCCTCGAGTTCCGGGAGCAACCCGGCGACGTTTCGCACCATGGGAGGGGGTAGCCGGCGTGTACGTAAAAACGGCGTGACGAACGCTCGAATGCGTCACAGTTAGCGAGAGGAGTCGTCTCCGTCGGCCTCGCCGGCCGGGCTACTGACGCGCCATCACGGCATAAATCCCATATCGATATACTAAATCGAGTTCTATATACCGTACTCCTCCTCCGGACGGCGGCCGTTCACCGTCGTGTTCGCGTCGGATTTCGTCGTCCTCTCAACGACGGAGAGTGGGCGTCGGTTCAACGGGTATCGCCGTTCGCGGACGAATCGTTATTTCCGTTTTTCTCGCTCTCGAGCGAGTTCGACGGCCGTTTCGGTATGACCGCGCCACGGCTTGCCGTGACCCGGCAGGAGGAGGACCTCGCCGATCGACTCGAGTCGGGACAACGACTCGTACGCGCGGTCGTGATCCGGGTTGAACCAGTCGGTGAGCAGTTGCGGCTGGTGGCCGCGACCGGCGACGAAATCGGTCGTGACGAGTTCGTCGCCACAGAAGAGGGCCTCCTGTTCCGGGAAGTGGTACGCGACGTGCCCCTCGCTGTGGCCGGGGGTGTGAACGACTCGCGGCGAGCCCGGCACGTCGAGCGTCTCGCCGTCCGCGACCGTCCGAAACGTCGTCAGCGGCGGGACGGAAAGGCCACCCGAGCGAACGAACTCGACCGCATACCGGGAGAGTTCCGGCCGCCAGAGGCGAACGATTCCTTTAGTGAGAGTCACCTCGGCGTCGCCTCGAGCGTGTGCGGCGTCGGCTTCGTGGAGCCACACCGAGACCCCGGCTTCCCTGCGGAGTCGCTCGGCGAACCCCGCGTGATCGGGATGCGCGTGCGTCAGTATGCAGGCGTCGACATCCGTCACGCCGTAGCCCATCGTCTCGAGTTGCCCGTCGAACTGATCCCAGTGTGCCGGGAAGCCGGTATCGACGACTGTGATGCCGTCGGCCGTCTCCACGAGGTACCAGTTCACTCGCTCGCTCCCGCACCGGTAGACGCCGTCCGCAACGCGTTCCGAGATCATCGCCATCGATACGTCGACCGAGTTCACGACAGCGAATAAACACCTCGAGGAGTTCTTCGGAACTGGGAATCGAACACGCAGGTGACCCGTCCGCGGACACGGCCCCGTTCCGGATTCAGGTCCACGGCCGTCCGAACCCTATCTCTAACCCCCTCGAGCGCGATTGGTGGGATATGAGCGACGCCACAGACCGTTCGACCGATACGGATCTCGCGGATCGGGACTGGCGGCTGATCCGGGACGAGCCTCGGAACGGAGCGACGCAGATGGCCCTCGAGGAGATCGCGGCGGGGACGGCCCTCGAGGACGGGATCCGAACGGTCCGAACCTACTCGTGGGAACCGAGTACGCTCTCGTTGGGGTACCGACAGGACGCCGACACCGTCGACTGGGACTTCTGCGAGCGCGAGGGGGTCGACGTGACGCGGCGTCAGACCGGCGGCGGTGGCATCTACCACGACCGGTTCGCCGACATCTCCTATACGATCGTGGCTCCCGCCGACGAGGTCCCCGGGAACCTGATGGACTGTTACGAACTGTTCTGCGAGCCGATCCTCGAGGCCTTCGACCGGATGGGCGTCGACGCCGCCTTCGCGTCGGCCGAACAGGACGCCATCTACCAGCCCTCGTGTTACCTGCGGGATATCAACCCGGCACACGACATCGTCGCACCGGCGGACGCGGGCGACGAGGCGAAAAAGATCAGCGGGAACGCACAGTACCGCCAGCGCGACGTGGTCATCCAGCACGGCTCGATCAGTTACGCCCTCGAGCCCCGGGCACACGTCGGCGTGTTCGACGCCGAACTCGAGGAATCGACCTTCACCGACCGGGTGACGAGCGTCCGCGACGAGGCGGGTCTCGACCGGGACGGCGCGGTCGAGACGATCGCGAATTCGCTGCGGGACTGGTGTGATGCCGAGGTATCGACGTGGCGGGACGGCGAACTCGAGGCTGCGCGGGACCTCGCCGACCGGAAGTTCGGGAGCAATGCGTGGGTCCGGAATCGGGAGGTGCTCGAGGCCGGAGAGGGGTGACTGCCCGCAGTCGGTGGGCCGTCGTCCGGATCGCTTGAGCGCCTTCCAGCGCCGTCGATTCCGGTGACTCGACTCGCTCCGAAGTACCTATCACGAACCGGTACTGACGAGTGGCCATGAAGGTCGGTGCACACGTTTCGATCTCCGGTTCGCGCGTCTCTTCCGACGAGGAAACCCCGCCGTACGACGATCTCCGCAACGCGGTCCACCGCCAACTCGCCTTCGGCGGTAACTGCGGACAGATCTTCACCACCTCGCCGCAGGTCTGGCAACAGCCCGAAATCGGCGACGAGGCCGCCGTGGGCTTCCGGGACGAGACCGACGAGGAACTCGAGGGGCCGTGGGTCATTCACTCGTCCTACCTCGTCAATCTCTGCACGCCGAAAGACGACCTCCGCCGGAAGTCCATGGAGAGTATGCAGGCGGAACTCGACGCCGCCGAGCGACTCGGCATTCCGTACGTAAACGTCCACCTCGGGGCCCACACCGGCGCGGGCGTCGAGGGCGGCCTCGACAACGCCGCGAGCGTCATCGACGACCTCGAGGTGCCCGACGACGTGACGATCCTCATCGAGTCCGACGCGGGCAGCGGAACGAAACTCGGCGGCGAGTTCGAGCACCTCGCGGGAATCATCGACCGCACCGAGACGGACATCGGCATCTGTATCGACACCGCCCACACGCTCGTCGCGGGCAACGACCTCACGACGCCCGAGGCGGTCGACGAGACCGTCGGCCGCTTCGACGACGAGGTCGGACTGGAGTACCTCGAGTACATCCACCTCAACGACTCGAAACACGACGTGGGAACCCACAAGGACGAACACGCCCACGTCGGCGAGGGGTACATCGGCGAGGACGGCATGAAAGCGATCGTGAACCACCCCGATCTGCGGGACCTGCCGTTCGCGCTCGAGACGCCGACCGAGGACGGCCGCGGCTTCGCGTGGAACATCGAGAAGGTCCGAGAACTGCGGGACGACTAACCCGTCTCGAGCGCTCGAGAAACCGACCCGTTTTTACTCGAGATAGGCGTAGGACGGTCCGTGCGCGAGTTCTCAGAATCCTACCTCAGCCGGACCCGAGCGGGGATGTGGGCCGATTCCCGGGCGGCCCTCGAGCCGCTCGCCCTCGAGTCTCGCGACCGCGTTCTGGACGTGGGCTGTGGCACCGGCGAACTGAGTCGCGTCCTCGCGGCGGAGTCGCCGGGCGAAGTGATCGGCTGTGACGCCGACTCCGATCTGCTCGCGGCCGCGAGCGAGCACGTGCCGGTCGTCACCGGCGACGCCGTTCGGCTGCCGTTCCCCGACGACGCGTTCGACCTCGTCGTCTGTCAGGCCTTGCTGATCAACCTCCCCGAGCCCGCCGCGGCGCTGGCCGAGTTCGCTCGCGTTTCGCGGGACCTCGTCGCGGCCGTCGAACCCGACAACGCCGCCGTCGAGGTCGACTCGAGCGTCGACGCCGAAGACGACCTCGAGCGGCGGGCGCGGCGGGCCTACCTCGACGGCGTGCGGACGGACGTGTCGCTCGGGGCCGACGCCCGCGAGGCGTTCGAGACGGCGGGACTCGAGGTGTGCGAAACGCGCCGGTACGACCACGTTCGGACGGTCGAACCGCCCTACGGCGAGCCGGCGCTGGTCGCGGCCCGCCGAAAGGCGACCGGCGCGGGGTTGGCCGACGACCGCGAGACGATGCTCTCGGGGGCGTTGACCGAGGCGGAGTACGACGACCTCCGCG from Natrinema versiforme includes these protein-coding regions:
- a CDS encoding 50S ribosomal protein L15e, translating into MAESFYSHIKDAWKDPDDGKLGELQWQRKQEWRDQGAIERIDRPTRLDKARELGYKAKQGIIVTRVSVRKGTARKQRHKAGRRSKRQGVNRIGRRKNIQRIGEERVSRKYPNMRVLNSYWVGEDGSQKWFEAILVDPNHPAIENDDDLNWICDDDHTNRAFRGLTNAGKANRGLNNRGKGAEKVRPSNNGDRGRAK
- the ilvD gene encoding dihydroxy-acid dehydratase, which codes for MDSKSETNTDETDVELLEGSSSEKDPNLRSAEVTKGVERAPHRAMFRAMGYDDADLSSPMIGIANPAADVTPCNVHLDDVAESAREGIEDAGGMPIEFGTVTVSDAISMGTEGMKASLISREVIADSVELVSFAERMDALVTVAGCDKNLPGMMMAAIRTDLPSVFLYGGSILPGHHDGRDLTAQSVFEGVGTYAAGDMTEEELYEMEHEACPGAGSCGGMFTANTMASISEILGLAPLGSASPPAEDGERYEVAREAGEVVLDAVENDRRPSDILTKESFENAITLLTALGGSTNGVLHVLALAGEAGIDLTIDEFDEISKRTPKIANLQPGGTRVMKDLHDVGGVPVVIRRLLEGGYLHGDTMTVTGNTIVEELETLNLPDDEDIDVNFLATTEDPFHEEGAIKILTGNLAPDGAVLKETGEEGFHHTGPARVFEHEEDAMSYVQEGHIESGDVIVIRNEGPQGGPGMREMLGVTAAVVGQGHEDDVALLTDGRFSGATRGPMVGHVAPESVVGGPIAALEDGDTVTVDIRERELSVDLSDEELEARLDEYERPELQYEGGFLRKYGDAFDSAANGAVTNPAVKRDN
- a CDS encoding serine/threonine-protein kinase RIO2 — its product is MVRNVAGLLPELEDEDFYLLSGVEQGMRFSEWVQREKLPKFANLTEEEVDYRLERCLKRGLVEKKTIQYEGYTLQFEGYDTLALRALVEQDTISEFGSPLGVGKESDVYEVKSYKPLALKYHREGYTNFRKVHKERDYTSDNDHVSWMYTARKAAEREHDILEELYPDVAVPQPIGQNRHAIVMEKMDGVELSQTRLEDEQVLGVLELLLTEMSRAYANGYVHADMSEYNVFVNEEGVKVFDWPQAVPTDHENAAEFLRRDLTNIVGYFRRKYPQHVPEDLASDDIARAIEDESFESVEAHL
- a CDS encoding MBL fold metallo-hydrolase; its protein translation is MAMISERVADGVYRCGSERVNWYLVETADGITVVDTGFPAHWDQFDGQLETMGYGVTDVDACILTHAHPDHAGFAERLRREAGVSVWLHEADAAHARGDAEVTLTKGIVRLWRPELSRYAVEFVRSGGLSVPPLTTFRTVADGETLDVPGSPRVVHTPGHSEGHVAYHFPEQEALFCGDELVTTDFVAGRGHQPQLLTDWFNPDHDRAYESLSRLESIGEVLLLPGHGKPWRGHTETAVELAREREKRK
- a CDS encoding biotin/lipoate A/B protein ligase family protein yields the protein MSDATDRSTDTDLADRDWRLIRDEPRNGATQMALEEIAAGTALEDGIRTVRTYSWEPSTLSLGYRQDADTVDWDFCEREGVDVTRRQTGGGGIYHDRFADISYTIVAPADEVPGNLMDCYELFCEPILEAFDRMGVDAAFASAEQDAIYQPSCYLRDINPAHDIVAPADAGDEAKKISGNAQYRQRDVVIQHGSISYALEPRAHVGVFDAELEESTFTDRVTSVRDEAGLDRDGAVETIANSLRDWCDAEVSTWRDGELEAARDLADRKFGSNAWVRNREVLEAGEG
- a CDS encoding deoxyribonuclease IV; this encodes MKVGAHVSISGSRVSSDEETPPYDDLRNAVHRQLAFGGNCGQIFTTSPQVWQQPEIGDEAAVGFRDETDEELEGPWVIHSSYLVNLCTPKDDLRRKSMESMQAELDAAERLGIPYVNVHLGAHTGAGVEGGLDNAASVIDDLEVPDDVTILIESDAGSGTKLGGEFEHLAGIIDRTETDIGICIDTAHTLVAGNDLTTPEAVDETVGRFDDEVGLEYLEYIHLNDSKHDVGTHKDEHAHVGEGYIGEDGMKAIVNHPDLRDLPFALETPTEDGRGFAWNIEKVRELRDD
- a CDS encoding class I SAM-dependent methyltransferase, which translates into the protein MREFSESYLSRTRAGMWADSRAALEPLALESRDRVLDVGCGTGELSRVLAAESPGEVIGCDADSDLLAAASEHVPVVTGDAVRLPFPDDAFDLVVCQALLINLPEPAAALAEFARVSRDLVAAVEPDNAAVEVDSSVDAEDDLERRARRAYLDGVRTDVSLGADAREAFETAGLEVCETRRYDHVRTVEPPYGEPALVAARRKATGAGLADDRETMLSGALTEAEYDDLRGSWREMGRTVIDQMEAGKYRREEAVPFFVTVGRVSESGP